In a genomic window of Bradyrhizobium sp. LLZ17:
- a CDS encoding VWA domain-containing protein, with protein sequence MRENIHRFFRAARGAGVHVSPAESIDAMRAVAEVGVSDRAILRDTLLLTLAKSQDEKLALADCFDLFFSQPEPRQDQPEAKSEDASQDPDQSPASEAASEAGGNPQDPQLGPLAQMLLAQDRNAIAAAIATAAGAASLSDIRYSTQRGIFSSRILDAMGLQRLRDDLDELAATNPSLAERLRDALDALREAVRDTVSQGLALYAREEAENLRNEILRNAPLARVERRQVAEMRALIRQIARRLRERYSKPRKRQRRGHLDVRRTLRRNAAWGGIPFLTAWKRKHRDRPRIVAICDVSGSVAQVSDFFLLLIHSLHEVVDDVHSFAFSSHLIEVSDILESKSPEEAMAEIMSKVGFGSSDYGSSLVDFEKDFMSTLTPQTTVIVLGDARSNNLDPRADILRRISERSKRLVWLNPEGRLAWGFGDSEMPRYATFCSVVRQCATAQQLERAVSDIVATYQ encoded by the coding sequence ATGCGGGAGAACATCCATCGCTTCTTTCGGGCGGCACGCGGTGCCGGGGTCCATGTTTCGCCTGCCGAAAGCATCGATGCGATGCGCGCGGTCGCGGAGGTCGGCGTGTCCGACCGCGCCATCCTGCGCGACACCCTCCTTCTGACACTCGCCAAATCGCAGGACGAAAAGCTCGCGCTGGCCGACTGCTTCGATCTGTTCTTCAGCCAGCCGGAACCGCGGCAGGATCAGCCTGAGGCCAAGAGCGAGGACGCTTCGCAGGATCCCGACCAGTCGCCGGCGTCGGAGGCGGCCAGCGAAGCGGGCGGAAATCCGCAAGATCCACAACTCGGCCCGCTTGCCCAGATGCTGCTCGCGCAGGATCGCAATGCGATCGCGGCTGCCATCGCCACGGCCGCCGGCGCAGCCTCCCTGTCCGACATCCGCTATTCCACCCAGCGCGGCATTTTCTCCAGCCGCATCCTCGATGCCATGGGCCTCCAGCGACTGCGCGACGATCTCGACGAACTGGCAGCGACCAACCCGTCGCTGGCCGAGCGTCTGCGCGACGCGCTCGATGCTCTGCGTGAAGCGGTGCGCGACACCGTCTCGCAGGGGCTTGCGCTCTATGCCCGCGAAGAGGCCGAGAACCTTCGCAACGAAATCCTGCGCAACGCGCCGCTCGCGCGCGTCGAGCGGCGTCAGGTTGCGGAGATGCGCGCGCTGATCCGCCAGATCGCGCGGCGCCTGCGCGAACGCTATTCGAAGCCGCGCAAGCGCCAGCGCCGCGGCCATCTCGACGTTCGCCGGACGCTGCGCCGCAATGCCGCCTGGGGCGGCATACCCTTCCTCACCGCGTGGAAGCGCAAGCACCGCGACCGGCCCCGGATCGTTGCCATCTGCGATGTCTCGGGCTCGGTTGCGCAGGTGTCCGACTTCTTCCTGCTCTTGATCCACTCGCTGCATGAAGTGGTCGACGACGTCCACTCCTTCGCCTTCTCCTCGCATCTGATCGAGGTCAGCGACATTCTGGAATCGAAATCCCCGGAAGAGGCGATGGCCGAGATCATGTCGAAGGTCGGCTTCGGCTCGTCCGATTACGGTTCGTCATTGGTCGATTTCGAGAAGGACTTCATGAGCACGCTGACACCGCAAACCACGGTGATCGTGCTCGGCGATGCCCGCAGCAACAATCTCGATCCGCGCGCGGACATTCTGCGCCGGATCTCCGAACGCTCGAAACGGCTGGTCTGGCTCAATCCCGAGGGACGGCTCGCCTGGGGCTTCGGCGATTCCGAGATGCCGCGCTACGCGACGTTTTGCAGCGTCGTGCGCCAATGCGCCACCGCGCAGCAACTCGAGCGCGCGGTGTCCGATATCGTGGCGACTTATCAGTAA
- a CDS encoding quinone oxidoreductase produces MTHAIRFHKTGGPEVLVWEEVSVGKPGPGEARIRHTAVGLNFVDIYNRSGVYPAQLPSGLGSEAAGVVEEVGSGVTDLKPGDRVAYGASPLGAYSEARLIPADRLLKLPDGVDDKTAAAMMLKGLTTQYLIRQTYRVKAGDTILLHAAAGGVGLILSQWAKHLGAAVIGTVSNDEKAKLAKAHGCDHVIVYSREDFVKRVDEITGGKKVPVVYDSVGKDTFLKSLDCLAPLGVAALFGASSGPVEPLNLGLLAQKGSLYVTRPTLFTYAAKRESLVAMAGELFDVVKSGAVKIEVHQTYALKDAAKAHADLAARKTTGSTVLTV; encoded by the coding sequence ATGACGCATGCGATCCGTTTTCACAAGACCGGCGGTCCGGAAGTCCTGGTTTGGGAGGAGGTCAGCGTCGGCAAACCGGGACCGGGCGAGGCACGTATCCGTCACACCGCCGTCGGTCTCAACTTCGTCGACATCTATAACCGTTCCGGGGTGTATCCCGCACAATTGCCGAGCGGTCTTGGCAGCGAGGCCGCCGGTGTGGTCGAAGAGGTCGGGTCCGGCGTCACCGATTTGAAGCCGGGTGATCGCGTCGCCTATGGCGCTTCGCCGCTCGGCGCATATTCCGAGGCGAGGCTGATTCCCGCCGACCGGCTGTTGAAGCTGCCTGACGGTGTCGACGACAAGACCGCGGCTGCGATGATGCTGAAGGGGCTCACCACGCAATATCTGATCCGGCAGACCTATCGCGTGAAGGCCGGCGACACCATCCTGCTTCATGCGGCCGCCGGCGGCGTCGGCCTGATCTTGAGCCAGTGGGCCAAGCATCTCGGCGCCGCCGTGATCGGCACCGTCAGCAACGACGAGAAGGCGAAGCTCGCGAAAGCGCATGGCTGCGATCATGTCATCGTCTACAGCCGCGAGGATTTCGTGAAACGCGTCGACGAGATTACCGGCGGCAAAAAGGTGCCGGTGGTCTACGATTCCGTCGGCAAGGACACGTTCCTGAAGTCGCTGGACTGTCTCGCGCCGCTCGGCGTGGCTGCATTGTTCGGCGCGTCCTCGGGCCCGGTCGAGCCGCTCAATCTCGGCCTGTTGGCGCAGAAGGGGTCGCTCTACGTCACCCGTCCGACCCTGTTCACCTATGCTGCCAAGCGCGAAAGCCTAGTCGCGATGGCGGGTGAGCTGTTTGACGTCGTCAAGTCCGGCGCAGTCAAGATCGAGGTGCACCAGACCTACGCGCTGAAGGATGCGGCCAAGGCGCACGCCGATCTCGCCGCGCGCAAGACCACGGGGTCGACCGTGCTGACGGTCTGA
- a CDS encoding phasin codes for MIEPKLEVPAELRDLAEKTIDQAEKAFGMFFDAATKSMSSVPGAGADVSKQALAFTEQNMKAAFEHARKLVHATDVQEAMRIQSEFLRSQFTNAGDHMRQMTGNFMQSGKGKS; via the coding sequence ATGATCGAACCGAAACTCGAAGTTCCGGCCGAACTGCGCGACCTGGCCGAGAAGACGATTGACCAGGCAGAGAAGGCTTTCGGCATGTTCTTCGATGCCGCCACCAAATCGATGTCGTCTGTTCCGGGGGCGGGCGCGGACGTGTCCAAGCAGGCGCTCGCTTTCACCGAGCAGAATATGAAGGCCGCATTCGAGCACGCGCGCAAGCTCGTTCACGCAACCGATGTTCAGGAAGCCATGCGGATCCAGTCCGAGTTCCTGCGCAGCCAGTTCACCAATGCCGGGGATCACATGCGCCAGATGACCGGCAACTTCATGCAGTCCGGCAAGGGCAAGTCCTGA
- a CDS encoding cytochrome c: MRARVRPILALLAMLIGFSGSAAAADADHGADLAKRWCASCHVVADGQSQASVDVPSFASVARRPNFSPERLAFFLLDPHPKMPNFPLSRTEASDIAAYIGSLRP; encoded by the coding sequence ATGCGTGCACGCGTGAGACCAATTTTGGCTCTGCTCGCTATGCTTATTGGCTTCAGCGGGTCAGCCGCTGCGGCCGACGCCGACCACGGGGCCGATCTCGCCAAGCGCTGGTGCGCGAGCTGCCACGTCGTGGCGGACGGTCAGAGCCAGGCGAGCGTCGACGTCCCCTCCTTCGCATCCGTTGCACGCAGGCCAAATTTCAGCCCGGAGCGGCTCGCCTTCTTCCTGCTCGACCCGCATCCGAAGATGCCAAACTTTCCCTTGAGCCGGACCGAAGCGAGCGACATCGCAGCCTACATCGGATCGCTGCGCCCATAG
- a CDS encoding alpha/beta fold hydrolase, whose amino-acid sequence MKKVFAILAFVCVLGVAEYVVVSKFAIRHEMLTLFDAARQRPISVEIAVRRDYETKANLGLWKLPLAIISNGNTVKATEYSFLANVLAARGYLVASIQQDLPTDPPLMTHVGQPYVGRREVYMRCEANILYVLGELKRRQENADFDHLTLVGHSNGGDVSMYVARQHPELVSKVITLDNLRVPFVLSDKMKILSFRSKDPHFVTDPGVLPTPEEAKARGIDIVRTGAQHTEMSDRGPDSVKEKIQATLDRFLSESASSSLAPADTTSPMIMNPADY is encoded by the coding sequence ATGAAGAAGGTCTTTGCGATCCTGGCTTTTGTCTGCGTCCTTGGCGTCGCCGAGTACGTGGTCGTCAGCAAATTCGCGATCCGCCACGAAATGCTGACCTTGTTCGACGCCGCGCGCCAGCGGCCGATCTCGGTCGAGATCGCAGTGCGTCGCGATTACGAGACCAAGGCCAATCTCGGCCTCTGGAAACTTCCGCTCGCGATCATCAGCAATGGCAACACCGTCAAGGCAACCGAGTATTCCTTCCTCGCAAACGTGCTCGCCGCGCGCGGCTATCTCGTTGCCAGCATCCAGCAGGACCTGCCGACCGATCCGCCCCTGATGACCCATGTCGGCCAGCCCTATGTCGGCCGGCGCGAGGTCTATATGCGTTGCGAGGCCAACATCCTCTACGTGCTCGGCGAGCTCAAAAGGCGGCAGGAGAACGCTGACTTCGATCACCTGACGCTGGTCGGTCATTCCAATGGCGGCGACGTCTCGATGTATGTCGCCCGTCAGCATCCGGAGCTGGTGTCGAAGGTCATCACGCTCGACAATCTCAGGGTCCCCTTCGTGCTCAGCGACAAAATGAAAATCCTGTCGTTCCGCTCCAAGGATCCGCACTTCGTGACGGACCCCGGCGTCCTGCCGACGCCCGAAGAAGCCAAGGCGCGCGGCATCGACATCGTCCGTACCGGCGCACAGCACACGGAGATGAGCGATCGCGGTCCCGACTCGGTCAAGGAGAAGATACAGGCGACGCTCGATCGCTTCCTGAGTGAGAGCGCCAGCAGCTCGCTCGCGCCGGCCGATACGACGAGCCCGATGATCATGAATCCCGCCGACTACTAG
- a CDS encoding ShlB/FhaC/HecB family hemolysin secretion/activation protein: MRLTFSYNSSGGTPSYDGERHAWKRFRRYSAAVIGLLLPTIAGIPQSLAQQASQPGFDSRQTEKYFDNQTDQNSRRGASVKLPAVGRSDNGADTRPQFVLRNVSVRGADAVALDRIAATYQPYLAKHVSQADLVAIAGAISDLYRSAGFHLSRAIVPPQDIQNGTVQIQVIEGSIVETELKGDGAEQFGIRPMLGPVLAEHPSRLATLERQLYLVNGWPGVRITDTALEEIGQATGRFRLTVFVKTWHIFTSFGLDNLGSSTVGPWQSYATGAFNSYLTPGDTLAVNLSTTPNDPRQLRFGRLSYDAPVGVDGVRLGASLLHSEVRPGDARRLVNDVTTTDAVELRASIAPVQSQFSSLVLTAATTYSNVSERDVYGPWYNDHIRTASLTADYRLKDDFGGTIYATLTYRQGLDIFGASHFGDDLLSHDGASSNFSVLNFWFTRYQTLNDAWSLKLAAASQTASRPLFTSQQFYLGGAAFGRGYGAAEISGDNGLAGSLELRFDQKLNFRYWSGYQLYAFGDAGAVWNDGYRLSDGLSLTSAGAGVRLFLWDDVQADLGVAVPLSYRAPDNERRSARFLFTLSSAFRLCPERGKANCL, translated from the coding sequence ATGCGGCTAACGTTCTCTTACAATTCTTCTGGCGGAACTCCGTCGTATGACGGAGAGCGGCATGCGTGGAAGCGCTTCCGGAGGTATTCCGCTGCCGTGATCGGCCTGCTGTTGCCGACGATTGCGGGAATTCCGCAATCCCTCGCGCAGCAGGCGAGTCAGCCGGGCTTCGATTCGCGGCAGACCGAGAAGTATTTTGACAACCAGACCGACCAAAATTCCCGCCGAGGCGCGTCTGTCAAACTGCCGGCCGTGGGTCGTTCCGATAACGGCGCCGATACCCGTCCGCAATTTGTCCTGCGCAACGTAAGCGTCCGTGGCGCGGATGCCGTTGCCCTGGATCGTATCGCCGCAACCTATCAGCCCTATCTCGCAAAGCATGTCTCGCAAGCGGACCTCGTGGCGATCGCGGGCGCGATCAGTGACCTCTATCGCTCCGCCGGCTTTCATCTCAGCCGGGCGATCGTTCCGCCACAGGACATCCAGAACGGAACCGTACAGATCCAGGTCATCGAAGGCTCCATCGTCGAGACCGAGCTCAAGGGCGACGGCGCTGAGCAGTTCGGAATTCGGCCGATGCTCGGCCCGGTGCTCGCCGAGCATCCGTCGCGACTGGCCACGCTCGAACGCCAGCTGTATCTGGTCAACGGATGGCCGGGAGTCCGGATCACCGATACCGCGCTCGAGGAGATCGGCCAGGCGACCGGTCGTTTCCGGCTCACCGTCTTTGTGAAGACCTGGCACATCTTCACCTCGTTCGGTCTGGATAATCTCGGATCCTCGACCGTCGGCCCCTGGCAGAGCTATGCGACAGGAGCGTTCAACTCCTATCTCACGCCGGGCGATACGCTGGCGGTGAACCTGTCGACCACCCCGAACGATCCGCGCCAACTTCGCTTCGGACGCCTGTCCTATGATGCCCCAGTCGGCGTCGACGGCGTACGCCTCGGTGCATCGCTTCTGCATAGCGAGGTTCGGCCGGGCGATGCGCGACGTCTCGTCAATGATGTCACCACGACAGATGCAGTCGAGCTGCGTGCCAGCATCGCGCCGGTTCAGTCGCAATTCTCGTCCCTGGTTCTGACGGCCGCCACGACCTACAGCAATGTGTCGGAACGCGATGTCTACGGTCCCTGGTACAACGACCACATCAGGACTGCGAGCCTGACCGCCGACTATCGGCTGAAGGATGATTTCGGCGGCACCATCTACGCGACCCTAACCTATCGCCAGGGCCTCGACATCTTTGGCGCCTCGCATTTCGGCGACGATCTCCTGTCGCACGACGGCGCTTCGTCGAACTTCTCCGTGCTGAACTTCTGGTTCACGCGCTACCAGACGCTGAATGACGCCTGGTCGCTGAAGCTGGCCGCGGCGAGCCAGACCGCATCGCGGCCGCTGTTCACATCGCAGCAATTCTATCTCGGCGGCGCGGCTTTCGGCCGAGGCTATGGCGCGGCTGAGATCAGCGGTGACAACGGGCTTGCCGGTTCGCTCGAGCTGCGCTTCGACCAGAAGCTCAACTTTCGCTACTGGAGCGGCTACCAGCTCTACGCCTTCGGCGACGCCGGCGCTGTCTGGAACGACGGCTACCGCCTGAGTGATGGCCTGTCGTTGACGTCGGCGGGCGCCGGCGTGCGGTTGTTTCTGTGGGACGATGTTCAGGCCGATCTCGGTGTTGCCGTCCCCTTGAGCTACCGGGCGCCGGACAACGAGCGGCGCAGCGCACGTTTCCTGTTCACGCTCTCAAGCGCCTTCCGGCTCTGCCCGGAGCGCGGCAAGGCGAACTGCCTCTAG
- a CDS encoding EAL domain-containing protein has translation MKRFRPHILVATALAIVLSTGWHGPVRNALTDLRFAWESREASGDVVVVAIDAPSIDQIGVWPWPRLLHAELLRKLESAGAQDVAFDVDFSTPSDIATDEALAKALRDVGGATILPSFKQPASNGGAAHINRPLKPFSNQSWPAVVNVAIEPDGLVRRYPFGEQIGETFLPSMAVVLAGQNGIRTSPFLIDFSIRPGSIPQVSYVDVLRGDAATLARLRDKKILVGATALELGDRFSVPNGRIVSGPVLQALAAESILQHRTLRRTSDAGTILALGVLCLLMIFSWRRFAPGFRVAMLIAAGAAIELVAVLVQARWPLVIDTSLFHVVIAAYLMAIALDEIDFRSLLGRIAESRFHRIAMSLGDGLVCTDEDHRITVWNPGASAIFGYMPAEMIGRPFESLCAVPSNGGGKPFSMGDAARQGLLIPGGAVVVEFEGRRKTGETFPVEASFSGWQGADGFQYGAILRDISVRKREAERIRYLAEYDVLTGLSNRNTLHARLVSLIAAAEQRSSELALLVLGLDEFQQINNMLGHAAGDLLLKAVAARLQAEAAGKAVVARLSGDEFAIVLDCDVTDEPIAEFADRVARAFEAPLVTGTRQHRVRMSIGVAVYPEAGQGADDLLSNGHLALSRAKGTRRGGHVIFESAIRHELESRLTLESELALAADRSEFELFYQPQVRLVDGGLVGAEALIRWRHPARGYVSPGEFMPVVNSSALSERIASWVMETACRQARAWELSGNSVRVAINLSPSQLHSGDLAHSVGLLLAATGLTPSLLEIEVTEDILLHDEARVLDIFKRIQELGVRILFDDFGTGYASLSYLKKFPLDGLKIDRSFVLDLLAEPDDAAIVSSTIGLSKQLGLTVVAEGIENRATADFLVSMGCEEGQGYFFGRPMPADAFEKQFLGVDCAAASAA, from the coding sequence GTGAAACGCTTTCGACCGCATATTCTGGTCGCGACTGCGCTGGCGATCGTGCTGTCCACGGGATGGCATGGTCCAGTTCGAAACGCGCTCACCGATCTCCGGTTTGCCTGGGAATCCCGTGAGGCCAGTGGCGACGTCGTGGTGGTCGCCATTGACGCCCCTTCGATCGACCAGATCGGTGTCTGGCCGTGGCCCCGCCTCCTGCATGCCGAACTGCTGCGAAAGCTCGAAAGCGCCGGTGCGCAGGACGTCGCCTTCGACGTCGATTTCAGCACGCCCTCGGACATCGCCACCGACGAGGCCCTGGCCAAGGCGCTGCGGGATGTCGGCGGCGCGACGATTCTGCCGTCCTTCAAGCAACCGGCCTCCAATGGTGGCGCCGCTCACATCAATCGCCCGCTGAAGCCATTTAGCAACCAGTCCTGGCCGGCCGTCGTCAACGTCGCGATCGAACCCGATGGCCTTGTTCGTCGTTACCCATTCGGCGAGCAGATCGGCGAGACCTTTTTGCCCTCGATGGCCGTTGTGCTGGCGGGACAGAATGGAATCCGAACCTCGCCTTTCCTGATCGATTTCAGCATTCGCCCAGGTTCTATCCCGCAGGTGTCTTACGTCGACGTGTTGCGAGGCGACGCTGCCACTCTGGCGAGGCTGAGGGACAAGAAGATCCTTGTCGGGGCCACCGCGCTCGAACTCGGCGATCGCTTCAGCGTGCCGAATGGCCGCATCGTATCGGGTCCGGTGCTACAGGCACTCGCTGCGGAATCAATCCTCCAGCACCGGACGCTGCGCCGGACGTCCGACGCCGGCACGATACTCGCCCTGGGTGTCCTCTGTCTTCTGATGATCTTCTCCTGGCGCCGCTTCGCCCCCGGCTTCCGCGTCGCGATGCTGATCGCGGCGGGTGCCGCGATCGAACTGGTCGCGGTCCTGGTGCAGGCGAGATGGCCGCTCGTCATCGACACATCGCTATTCCACGTCGTCATCGCTGCCTACCTGATGGCAATTGCACTCGACGAGATCGACTTCCGCAGCCTCCTGGGGCGCATCGCCGAGAGTCGCTTTCACCGGATCGCGATGTCGCTCGGCGACGGGCTGGTCTGCACCGACGAGGATCACCGCATCACCGTGTGGAATCCAGGGGCCAGTGCGATCTTCGGCTATATGCCGGCCGAGATGATCGGGCGCCCGTTCGAAAGCCTGTGCGCCGTGCCTTCCAATGGTGGCGGAAAGCCGTTTTCGATGGGCGACGCCGCGCGCCAGGGGCTGCTGATTCCGGGCGGCGCGGTCGTTGTCGAGTTCGAGGGTCGGCGCAAGACGGGCGAGACTTTTCCTGTCGAGGCAAGCTTTTCTGGCTGGCAGGGCGCGGACGGGTTTCAGTACGGTGCCATCCTGCGTGACATTTCCGTACGCAAGCGCGAGGCGGAGCGCATCAGATATCTCGCCGAATATGATGTGCTCACGGGTCTTTCCAATCGCAACACGCTGCATGCGAGGCTTGTCAGCTTGATCGCAGCGGCGGAGCAACGGTCTTCCGAGCTCGCGCTGCTCGTGCTCGGGCTCGACGAGTTCCAACAGATCAACAACATGCTTGGACACGCGGCCGGCGACCTCCTGTTGAAGGCCGTCGCTGCGCGCCTCCAGGCCGAGGCAGCTGGCAAAGCCGTCGTCGCCCGGCTCAGCGGCGACGAATTCGCCATCGTGCTTGACTGTGACGTAACCGACGAACCAATCGCGGAGTTTGCGGACCGGGTCGCGCGCGCCTTCGAAGCGCCGCTTGTGACCGGCACGCGACAGCACCGCGTCAGGATGAGCATCGGCGTCGCCGTCTATCCGGAAGCCGGACAGGGCGCGGATGATCTCCTGAGCAACGGCCATCTCGCGCTGAGCCGCGCGAAGGGCACGCGGCGCGGCGGCCACGTGATCTTCGAGAGTGCCATCAGGCACGAGCTGGAGAGCCGGTTGACACTGGAGAGCGAGCTCGCGCTCGCCGCCGACCGCAGCGAGTTCGAGTTGTTCTACCAGCCCCAAGTCCGCCTGGTCGACGGCGGCCTGGTTGGAGCCGAGGCGCTGATCCGCTGGCGGCACCCGGCGCGCGGCTATGTGTCGCCCGGAGAGTTCATGCCTGTGGTCAACAGCTCGGCGCTCTCCGAGCGCATCGCGAGCTGGGTCATGGAGACCGCCTGCCGGCAGGCGCGTGCGTGGGAATTGTCCGGAAATAGCGTGCGCGTCGCCATCAACCTGTCGCCATCGCAGCTCCACTCCGGCGATCTCGCCCATTCGGTTGGCTTGCTGCTCGCGGCGACCGGACTGACACCGTCGCTGCTCGAAATCGAAGTCACCGAGGATATCCTGCTGCACGACGAAGCTCGCGTGCTCGACATCTTCAAGCGAATCCAGGAGCTCGGCGTCCGCATCCTGTTCGACGACTTCGGCACGGGTTATGCCAGCTTAAGCTATCTGAAGAAGTTTCCCCTCGACGGTCTCAAGATCGATCGGTCTTTCGTGCTCGACCTGCTCGCGGAACCGGATGACGCCGCGATCGTCAGCTCGACGATTGGCCTCAGCAAGCAGCTTGGCCTTACTGTCGTGGCCGAAGGCATCGAGAACCGGGCCACCGCCGACTTCCTGGTCAGCATGGGATGCGAGGAAGGGCAGGGCTATTTCTTCGGCCGCCCAATGCCAGCTGATGCGTTTGAAAAGCAATTCCTCGGCGTTGACTGTGCAGCCGCCAGCGCGGCTTGA
- the rocF gene encoding arginase, which translates to MADRARRIALLGAPIDMGASQRGTLMGPAALRTAGLATLLESLSFEVVDYGDLSVAEFGDLADRPPEKANHYREIQRWTRLLSRRAYEIANTGAIPIFLGGDHTLSMGSVNAMARHWQQRGRELFVLWLDAHADYNTPETTITANMHGMSAAFLCGEAGLEGLLGDDPRVSIDPDRLDLFGIRSIDKLEKELMRARRIRVADMRQIDEFGVAVLIRRVIERVKASDGVLHVSFDVDFLDPCVAPGVGTTVPGGATYREAHLIMELLHDCGLVGSVDIVELNPFLDERGRTARTAVELIGSLFGQQIADRPTPSNAIAPGE; encoded by the coding sequence ATGGCGGACCGAGCCCGGCGCATCGCCTTGCTCGGTGCGCCGATTGATATGGGGGCCTCGCAGCGCGGGACCCTGATGGGACCTGCGGCGTTGCGCACTGCCGGCCTGGCGACATTGCTCGAAAGCCTAAGTTTCGAAGTCGTGGATTATGGCGATCTGTCGGTCGCCGAGTTCGGCGATCTCGCCGACAGGCCGCCGGAGAAGGCCAATCACTACCGGGAAATCCAGAGATGGACGCGCCTGCTCAGCCGTCGCGCCTATGAGATTGCGAACACGGGCGCGATCCCGATCTTTCTCGGCGGCGATCACACCTTGTCGATGGGCTCGGTGAATGCGATGGCGCGCCATTGGCAGCAGCGCGGGCGCGAGCTGTTCGTGCTCTGGCTGGATGCGCATGCCGACTACAACACGCCGGAGACGACGATCACCGCGAACATGCATGGCATGTCGGCGGCATTCCTGTGCGGCGAGGCGGGCCTCGAGGGGCTGCTGGGCGATGATCCGCGCGTCTCGATCGATCCCGACCGGCTCGACCTGTTCGGCATACGTTCGATCGACAAGCTTGAGAAGGAGTTGATGCGCGCGCGCCGGATCCGGGTTGCCGACATGCGCCAGATTGACGAGTTCGGCGTCGCCGTGCTGATCCGCCGCGTGATCGAGCGCGTCAAGGCGAGCGACGGCGTGCTGCATGTCAGCTTCGACGTCGATTTCCTCGACCCCTGCGTCGCGCCTGGCGTCGGCACCACGGTGCCGGGCGGAGCCACCTACCGCGAGGCGCACCTGATCATGGAGCTGCTGCACGATTGCGGGCTGGTCGGATCGGTCGACATCGTCGAGCTCAATCCGTTTCTCGACGAGCGCGGCCGCACGGCGCGAACCGCGGTCGAGCTGATCGGCAGCCTGTTTGGCCAGCAGATCGCCGACCGGCCGACGCCCAGCAACGCGATCGCTCCGGGCGAGTGA